CGCGACAGCGGGGACCCACAAGGAGGGCAGGAAGGACAGGAGCATGCAGGTGGCCTGCACCCAGCCTGGATAGAGCTTCTCCTGGTGGGAGGGGAAGTGTTCCTGCGGAACAGGAGAACATGCATCAGCTGGGCCAGCATGGCCTCTGAGGCCCAGCATCCTGGGGAGAGGACAGCATCACCAAGGAAATGGGACACCCCACACCCCGGCACCCTGCTGGTCATGGGACAGCTTGGTCTCATCTCTTCTCACAATGAAGGAGCAAGACTTCATTCAAAGTTGAATGAGGAAGGAAAGCGGTGACTAGCCAAGGGCACTGGCCACTTCtgtaccacacagggacctcTCTGTGGGTTCCTCTGGGCCATGCGGAGATGTGGCAAAAAGGTTGCAGGAAGTTCTGGCACTTGGCCTGAGCCTTAGGTggggacttggaccctggggcattGTGTTCTGGAAGGAACCGCCCTGGCCAAGTTGAGCTGCTGTGCAGTCTTTGGGGGCTGCCTTGGCATAGCCAGCTGGGCTTCATCCAACCCTATGCCCTCCACTGGGAGGGGCGATCCCACCCCCTTACCCCCCGATGTCAGGCGCTTCTTGTGAGGTCGATGTGAGGAAGTGAGTGGTGACTCCAATAGGATAATGTGCATGGGAACTCTGGAAAGTATGAACTGTCACCCGCTCTGCCCGCTGTGGTGTTCTGCTGGGGGAATCCCCCACTCCTAAGAATTTAAGAAGGAAAAGGGGCAGCAGTGTGAGGGGGTGTTGTGAGGACCTAGAGGGGGGCAGCAAGGTCTGCAGGGCTAAGCTACTCAGAGTGCAATGGTGTGGGTACAGGCTCGCACCAGACTGGGGTTGGAGCATTGCTTCCTTTGTCGAGAGAGTCTTGTATGAAAGCACCTGCCAGCTGAACTACACAGCTCGGTGACGGCTCCTTGACACACTCTGTAAGCTCCCTCCCTCACCTCAGACCAGGAATGAACCAGGAATGGACACTGTGGGGCTGCCCGCCCCTGGGCCCCACTGGGAGGCGTGGTGCCAGACCAGGTCTGTGTGTTCAGGGTTAGAAGCAGTCTCAGGTCACCAGAGCCTAAAACCACACTGGCCTTCCCGGAGTGTCTGCTGTGATGGCTCAGGAGATGCTGGAGCTCCTGGGCCCCTTGGTCTACACAGCCGAGGGGTCCTATTTACGTTCTGAATCCCCCATCTGTGGGCAGGAGTGAGCAGGCCACACTGCCCACAGTGTGGGTCATCTGGCCTGGAGGGCACCAGGAAGGATCCAGACCACAAGATGGGCCTAGAGTTCCCAGGCTCCCAGGGCTCTCGGCAGAAGGACCTACGTATTGGGGGTTCCAGGCCCTGTAGCTTGGCGGCTTCTGGGCCAGGATCACGATGTAGGCCACAAAGATGAACAGCAGCATCAATGGGCCGATGAGCTTCCACGTCACCTGCCAGTAAAGGCCCGGCCGCCTCCCGGTCATCCACTCCACGTCATCACAGAATCTGCCTCAGAGAGACGTGGCTTCAGGCTTCCGGACTACCTCACTGTACCCTGCTGATGATCTGTCTAGCAGCCCCCACTTCCACCCTGCTCATGGTCTATTCCACCCCTCTACACCTCCTCACACTGCCGATGGTCCCCTGTCCCCCTACGCCCACTCTGCTGATGGCCCCTCACCGCCTACACCTACCCTGCTGATGGTCCACCCCCTACCCCACCCTACTGGTGGCCCCTTACTCCCTACCCCAACCTTGCTGATGGTCCCTCTCACCCCTTACTATACCCCCTGCTGATGGTCCACCACCTACCCCGCCCTGCTGATGGTCCACCCCCTTTCTGCTGATGGTCCCTCACCCCCTACCCCTACCCTGCTGATGGTCCCTCTCACTGTCTGTTTGCTCCTCACCCACCTGCTCAACCAGCACACTTTGGTCAAATGTTACGAAGGTGTGCCCTGTACCTGGGGGGTTCCTCACCCCAACTCCACTCCAAACTTTGTCTTCACACCTTTCTGAGTGGCCACCCTAATGGGACAGCCCTTTCTGATCTGATGAGGACTTTACACAGCAGGAACCCAGCAGACACCCTGCTCCTGCTCCTTGGAGGGGTCCCAGATCCCGATCCCTGGTCTGGGGGTCCCCCTCTCCTCACATCTGCTCTGTGGAGTGAGGGCCTGGGCTAAGCAGGGGGCACTACAGGGGGCTCCGAGCTCCAGCCCAGGCCTGGAGAGGGTCAGCCCAGCCCCCAGACCCATGGTGAGCAGGAGGGGAAGGTGGGCACTGGTGTGGTCTACCCAGACCAGGACCTATGAGTCTTGCCCCTGGGAAGGGCTCCAGCCTTCCACAAAGACCTGCTGCCCCTGGCTGTGGGCACGCCCACCTTGGGTGCCCACCCAGCTTGTTCCTGGAACAGGGGTGAGATGCCACCCCTGAGCCATCCTGACTGGAGCAGCCAGGCTGTGTTGGAGCCCCAAGGATGGGGACAGAGGTGACAGCTGAGCTGGCAGCATCTGGGACATGCAGCAGCCACTGCAGAGATGGGGAGGAGGTGCCCCCCTGGACAGGGGCATCTGCTGAGCCTAAGAGGCTGGGGCTAGAGAGGACATGGAGTGGACCACAGAGTTACTGTGAGCCTTGTTTGTCCAGGCTGCTGTGGTCTGGGCACACCTGGGCAGGCAGAATAGAGCTCACCTGTATGTACTTTCACACAGAGGTGACAAGGAAGTTGCACAATGGGGACTAAAATGcaatttttaagaaattaaagtGAGTACCCCGCCCCTGCCTATCTCCAAGTCCCGGGATGAAGGAACAGGCCCCAATCCTTCCACAGCCTGGACAGCAGGAGCCTGGGCCTCCACCCAGCCTGGGAGATTGCTCCGCTgagccctgcccacctgcccagaagTGTGTGTGCTGGGCGACACAGCTGGCCAGCTGCTCCCCAGGCCTGAGGGACTGGGGCATCTAATGCTACTATCTTGGGACAGGGGTTCAAAGGGCAGAGCAGGAACAGCAGCCATAGAACACAATGGAGCCTGGCGGATGGGAGGGTCCTGCCTGGGGACGCACCTGGTCCTGGAGGATCACTTCGGCCCCTTGGGAGGCTCCCTGAGGCAGGCAGGCCTTCTGTGGAGTCAGGGCTTactttgtgttatggattgaattgtgtcccccaaaaatatgtgttgtaaatcctaacctctgtacctgtgtttggaaaccctggtggcgtagtggttaagagctatgcctgctaaccaaaaaaggctggcagttcaaatccaccaggcgctccttgcaaactctatagggctgttctactctgtcctatagggtgactatgagtctgaattgactcaatagcaaaggtttttttttttttttttaacacctgtggttggagccctggtggtgtagtggttaagaacttggttgctaacctaaaggctggcagttcgaatctacgagccactccttggaaaccctatgggacagttctactctgtgtcacagggtcactatgagttggaatcaactcgatggcaatggggtttttttttcttaaatacctTCCTTCCTAAGATCAACACCACTGATGAATGACCTGTAACATCCTACATCATATTTACCCGGACAACTACACTGTCTGTCTCCAGGCTAGAGTTCCTTCTTGGGGCCCAGATCCACATTTTGAACAACCAGCACACCATCCTCTCTGCTCTCACCCTCTCCCCCTCTGGGGTCCAAAAGGGGTTCCCAGCTGCCGTCACCCCTCGTTTCCCTCCCTGGCCCCTCTCCTTCCAGCTCCACCTCCAGACACCTCCTGAATGTCTCTTTCTGGGGTCCTCCAGCCTGGTGGGGGTTCAGGAGCACACTTTCTCCCCACGTTGCCCAGACAGCACCCTGGCCCAACACCCACCTTGGCATTCCTGCCACTCCAGGCAGGTGGCATCCCAGCCTCGGGGACTGTGGACCGGATATGAGTCTGGCTGGTCTCCCTTCTCCCCCATGCCCACAGAACCTTCTGGGATTCCCTTAGAATCCAAGAAGAGGACTCAAGGCCCAATTTCCTGGAGCCACCCCGTTCTGGCCCAGATACTGGTCAGCTTTGGGCACTACTGTGGTCAGTAGTGATGTGCGAGGCAGGAGAGCGGTGGCCCAGCCAAGGGCACCGGGCAGGACAGGGGGCCCAGAGACTTGCCGGGCCTTCCCGGTGTCACTGGGTCCCTGGTCCTTGGACTGTTAGGAGACCCCAAAGTGATCAGCACGACCCAGGTTTGTCCCATGTGGCTGGAGATGGCTAACTTTGCACCTGGCCTCCTGCAGCCACAGAGGTATGTCCTCTTTCAACAGTCTGGAAGGCCACCGCCAGCATGAGCCAAGGCCTCCAGCAAGGGTCCCTTTGTGCATGTCCTTGAAACACGGGGGCCGTGTCCATGATTTTGTTTtggaaaggaagaccttcaaatgGCCACCTCCTCCTACACCTCTCCTGGCTGCCTCGGGGACCAGGCACACTAAGCCGAGAGGTGGCACCCAGGGGAGCGGAGGCTCTTGGACCAGAGGCCTGGGGGACATGGACCCTTCCTGCCAGCCCTGTTGCAGCCTGGGGGCATCTCCAGGAGCCTGAACTTACCGTTTCATCCCATAAACATACACGACCCCAATGACCTCGAAGAAGGCAAAGATGATCAGGTTCAGGGAGGCGGCGTAGTTGTCGAAGATCTCCAGCCAGTAGTTCCCGGACTGCAGTGAGAAGCAGAGCGCCGAGACAAAGCAGACCAGGCAGGCCACCCCTACGAGAATGGCGGGGATGGGCAGGGTCAGCGGGGCCACAGCAGACCTGGGGTCACATGGCAGCACCCCTCACATCTGAGCAGGAGGGCCATTTCAGGCACCCCATGACTTCTTCCCAGCCTCGTAATGCCCAACCCTAACTCTTTTGTGCTCTCTGTTTTCCATTCTTTCCACCTCTTCCCTCTACTGTGCCCAGAGAGCAGAGGACTGGGAAGTTGCAAGGCCATAGGATGGCAAGTACAGAGTTTACAGGTGACCTAGGAGTCCACTCACCAGTGAGGGCCTCCTTAGGGACTGATCTGGGCACGACCCCCAGGTCCAGGAGTGGTGTGATGATCCCCTCCATGATCCCAAGCATGGTTGACAGGCCCAAGGAGAACAGCATCCCAAAGAAGAGCACGGCCCACACTGGAGCCCCTGGCATGTGGATGATGGCCTCTGTGAAGACGATGAAGGCCAGGCCCGTGCCTGAGGCGCTCTGCAACCAATGGGCACACTGCATCGTCAAGGGCTGAGGCACCCTGCAGCACACGTGCACAAGGCGTTCTGCAGCAGGCATGCATACCAGCACCCCACACTCTACCACATTTGTTCACACTGCACACTATACTCCACAACACGTGCACTCCACACATTGTGCTCTGTATCACACACCCTGCTCTGTAGCACACGCCCTGCTCTGCAGCACACACACTGCTCTGCAGCACACGCCCTGCTCTGCAACACACCGTGCTCTGCAACACACACCCTGCTCTGCATCACACTCCCTGCTCTGCAACACACGGTGCTCTGCAGCACAAGTCCTGTTCTTCAGCACTCGCCCTGCTCTGCAGCACACCGTGCTCTGCAACACACACCCTGCTCTGCAGCACACGCCCTGCTCTGCAACCCACACTCTGCAACACACGCACACCACTCACCACCTCCTGAAACATGTATACACAACACCTTGCACTCTGCAACATATGTGCACACCACACACTGCATTCTGCAACATGTACACACAGCCCTCCCCTGGTATCAGGCCCTGAGGTGGGTGGCCATGCCCATCGGGGCTCTGCCCAGGCTGTAGGTGTTCCTCTGGAAGAAAATGTACTTTCTGCCTTTAATAATTTATGGCAAGTCAGCTACTGTAGTTTACGGGCCTGGGTGGACGTGGGCTGGGTACCATGGGGTCGAGTGCCCGTGATACCATTTTACCTGGGACCTGCTTCATGACTGTGCACCCCCAGCCTGATGGCCAGCAGTCACTGGGCGGCTTTGTGACCAGCACCCCCGCCCTGCCCACTGGGCAGCCACCATCAGGATACAGTGCCTTGGAGGCCACAGGATGCCCAGGAAGGCCTGGAGTCCCTCCTCTGTAACCACCTGGGCCTGGTCTCCGTCTATGGAAAGTGACGTTTGCAGCCTGTGTAGGGAAGCCTCCCCAGGGGTGGCCCTGGTTTCCCTGTGGAGAGGCCCCTCAGTGTGCGCCTGGGAGCTCAGGTACCTTGTCCAGGAAGTCCTCCAGGCGGCAGCTCCTCAGGTGGAGCTGGGCTACCCGCGCCGGCTGGGTGGCATTCAGGTGCGCGAGCACGGCTGGGTAGTCGTCCCTGGAGACACTCTGGTCTGGGAGGTCAAAGGTGTTGATGAGGCTGAGGATGTTCCTACAGTGGCAAAGCAGAGCTGGGTGTTGGGTGGGCTCCAGCGCCCTGCCAGCAAACTTATCGCAGAAGACACCTCCCATTGGCACCAGGAAAGGGGCCTGATAAGGGCCTATGATGGCGGGGACTCCGGCTCAGGGCCAGGCACGTGGGGCCACCCTGAGGTGAGGAGAAGGCTGCTGTCACCCCCCAGCAGGCCCAGGACTGGGAGGGGGCCCCTCTGTGGGGTCAGAATGGGCAGTGCAACTTCCTCGCCACATGGAGCTGTTGGTCCCCTGAGTTGGTACTGAGCGGGGAGGGCAGCTTTTGGACTGAGGAACATTGGCTTCTGAGAGCTACAGGGAAGGGCTGCAGCCAGGCTCCAACTCTTCTCTTCAGTCCCGACGCCTGAGGTCCACAGCCCACCGCCCACCTTCATTTCTGTCTTCAGGGTTTGAGGTTCAACCGCGAATGCCATGAAAGGTTGGTGCTCAGGGTTGGAGCAAATCACAGACACAAACCCTGCTCTGGGCCCACAGCTTCCCCCCCAGCTCAGTCATGGAAAAAGATGCCCCCCACACTCCGTGCCCACCCCTGGTGGTACCTACTCAATCCCAGCTGGCAAAGTCGGCCTAGGGCTGCTTGGATGGAGTGGGTCTTGGGTGTCACAGTTGAATGAGATGAGTACTTAGACTTGACCATGTAGCCCCAGAACCCCTGGCTAGGAAATAACCTCTTGTCTGCTGTGCTCTTATTTATGTTGTGAAATAGGAAACAGGTGCTCTAATTGGATTCTATCTTGGTTTTTTACTAGTTCAGTGGAAGAAGCTGGAAGAATCATCCTTCTGCTCTCAAGTGGGGGTTGGGCTGTTCACCAGGGTTCGGACCCTGGTCATCGTGGGGTCATTCCAGGAGAGCACACAGCTGATGGGAACGCCTCACCCAGGTCCTCATGGGGGTATTTCTCCATCTTTAGAGCAGGTGGCATTTGTTCTCTGCTCCATCCCTCCGTATAGGTGATGATCACCCATGCTGACCAGGGTGTGGGTGACCCAAGGTTTCTCAACAGCAGCACTATGACCATTTGTCTTGATGCTTTCCTGTTGTGGGGGTGTCCTGTGTTTTGTCGGACGCTGTGATCATTACGGTTGTATGTCTACTTGGctcagccatgattctcagtggctcggcagttatgatgtagtctggcagtcatatgatgctgtgatcacttctgtgatgagctttgatacaatgtgatcacctgtatgatgggatctgctgtgagtagccagtcagctgaaagggagtatccttgggggtgtggcctgcatccaaaataagtggactttctggcaaggctcatgggcttttgtttACTCttgatcctgcaactggctcctgttcgtctgacctccagttcttggggctcGAGCTAGCACCTcacctgccgtcttgcctgctgatcttgggattcgttggttttcacagcctgtgagcaagagaccTCCTGTCTCACCTGCCAGATTtgtgttcaccagcccctgtggctacacgaatcaggagaagcctccagcctgacctaccgacttgggacattctagcctctacagccacatgagtcatttccttgatataaatctctctctaggtatatgtatatgctttgctggtttcgcttctctggagaacccagcctaagataaatGCTTAGCAGCATCCCTGCATTCCACCCACTAGATGACAGTAGCAAGCACCTCCTCCAGCTGTGACCCCAAAATGTCtacagacattgtcaaatgttgtggggagtagaattgccccaggtGCTACAGGGGTGTGCCTGTACActtctgatggatttaaactgatAAAACAGGTCTGGGAGGTAATTTGTGGGTGAGAATCAAGAGCCTTATCAATGTCATTCTATTTGTCACAGGAACTCTGCACGTAGAGGCGATCCTAACTGGTATAGCTTCCTAGCATTGCCGAGATAAATGGccataaactgggtggcttaagcCACAGAAGTTTATCCTGTCACAGTTCCAGAGGTCAAAAGTCTGAaacaaggtgttggcagggccatgctcccacTGGAGGCTCTTGGAGAGCATCCTTCCCtagctcttccagcttctggtggctccaggcttCCTTGGCCATGGCAGCATCactcagtctctgcctctgtcggCACATGGCCTCCTTCTCTTCTGTCGTCTCAGAAGCCCTCTGCCTTTCTCTTATGAGGACACCTGTCGTTGGATGTAGGACCCGCCCAGACAATCCAGGGAGATCGCTTCACCTCAAGGTCCTTGActtaatcacatttgcaaagATCCTCTCTCCAAATAAGGTCACCttctgaggttctgggtggacctgaatgTAGAGGGACAGTATTCAACCCAGTGCACTAAGGAAATGAAATGGACTTCTACCATGCTGCTTATCAGTCATATGGGGTCCAGAGTGCAGAGGGCACCGGTCTTGCGGCTGGTGATTCATGGGTGTCACGCCCTTCGGAGGCCCAGAGCAGCTGTGCAGCACTCCTTTGTCTAGGCAGTGCCAAGGGTAGAGCTCACCTATCCGGGCAGTGCCCAGCCACAGCACTCACTTGTCTGGCAGTGCCTGGCCACATGACACTCACCTGTCCAGGTTGTTCCCAGCCATGGCACTCACCTGTCCAGTGGTACCCAGGTGCAGAGCTCACCTGTCTAGGCAGTGCCTGGCCATGGCACTCACCTGTCCAGACAAAGCCCAGATGCAGCGTTCACCTGTCTAGACAGTGCCCAGGTGCAGTGCTCACCTGTCCAAGCCATGCCCAAGTTTGGTGCTCACTTGTCCAGGCAGTGCCCAGGTGTGGTGCTCACCTGTCTTGGCAGTGCCCATAGTCATTGGTTGCCTTGAAACCCACAACAGAGAAGACGGCAATGGAAGCATAGAGGGAGGTCATGCTGTTCACCAGGGCAATGGTCACGGCGTCCTTCTCGCAGTCATTCCTGGACACACACACAAGTGTTACCAGGACTTTCTGGGTGAGGGCTCCACTCCCTGGAGTACACTGACATGTGGCATGGACTTCCCACCTCCACCTTCCCTGGCTGCCCCAGGACACCCCACTCTGAAGCTTGGGCATGGTTGGTGCCCTGCCAGAGATGAGGATCTGTGCCTGGTGGTCTCATCTTCTCCCCATTGTCCTTCCTCTAGTGGAAGGGTTGCCACCCACTTCACTTGACCACAAGAGCAAATCCTATCTCCTGACAGGGCTGTGGCTCCGAAGTGTGTGCTAGACAGACACCTGCCCAGGCTGGTTCAGGGATCTTACTTGACCCAGTTTCACCCTACCTCCCACCCTGAGTTGGCCTTTGAGAGTGGGAATGGCTGCTTCTGTGGCCCCCAGGGAAGCATCCGCAGTGGGCTAACACCCCTTGACAAATAGCACTCCACATCCTGGGATCTGCCTGGGATGGTGCCTCATGGCTCTAAGTCCGAGGTCAAGTCACACTCTCAAAGCCCCACTTCTGCACCTGGGGACTCTTCCAGGGTTTGGGGGCATCAGCCATGTCTCATCTGGGGCATTGGGGCTGGGGGGTGTATCTCTTTTTCTCTACTTTCTCCAGTTTTGTTTGTCTTATGGGATTCTCAGGAGCTGTTCCTGATCACGCCTGCCCCAGCCTGGCCCACCTCTTCCCAGCATGAACTGTTGGCCCCTGGACGGATTCAGCACAGTCCCCACACCTAGCAGTGCCCCCGTGCTGGGGCGTGGGGTCTGTCCCTTTGTCAGTCAGTCAGAGAGAGCAGCAGCATTGTGAGCAGTTCCTGAAGCAATGCCTCTGTGCATTGTCTCTTTTCTGCCCCAAATTCATCCTTCACACTCATGTAATCCCAAAGGCCTTCCCGGGCCCACGAGCCTGCTTGGACCATGGAGTCCATGGAGACTGGGCCTAGCCCCACAACCTACCTGGTCAGCTCAAAGCTGCCAAAGCACTTTGGGGCAGGCTTCCCACTGCCCCTCTCCACCCCTTCCTGCCCTTTCCTAGCCTCCCTGCCCTTCCCACAAAGGTGGCAGGGAGCCGAGGGGCGGTGATAGATTTCTTAAGTTTATCTCCACATGAGCAATGGACGTGATCGTACCAGGGGTGTGAGTCCAAGGCAGTGACAGTTTAGATATAACCATGCAGAGTCCACCCTGAGATCCAGCTCACACTTCCTTCCCTAAAGGCTTTCTAAAGAGGCGGGAACTGCCCGCAGTGACCCCTCTGCCCCTTCTGTCTCCTGCTCCCCGGCATGTTGACAGCTAAATTAAATTATGTTTGTCTAATGTttatcctggtggtgcagtggttaagagcttggctgctaaccaaaaggtcagctgttctaatctaccagccactccttggaaaccttatggggcagttctcctctgtcctggagggtctctctgagttggaattgactcaacggcaatggctttggcTTTTCTGGGCTATGTATATCACACTGCATTTAGGTTGTATGTTTCATGGTTCCCTGGAATTGTACTTTGTAATGCTATATGCATACTGTAGCCTCATGAAATCAGTGTGTAGACCTTGAGTCTATTTTAAGTATTATGGAGGTTTACACAGAGCACATTTCTGCTGTTATGGCGTTGTGCTTTACGTCCATGGTTAGTTTTGGTTGGTATTGTTCCCCTAATTGTGTCATTGCTCCTGAGTTGGGTTATGTTGGTTTATTGCATCAATTTGCTTCCTGTAGTCTGCTGCGGAACATGCTAGAAACTTCCTCTGACTGCTATAACCGGCCCTCCAGGAGACCTCCTGCTGTCTCCAGGGATAGTTCACAGAAGGTTGCCCAAGTCCCCTTGGCACGGTTCCGAGATAAAGAAGTGGTCGTGTGCCGTGTTCTAAGAACTTGCAGGCTCAGTGCCCTACCCATGAAGGAAACCACACTGGAATCCAGGCTGCCTACCTGGGCGGATTGTAACTTGCAAATGCGATGTGTCCTCCAAAGGCTAGGGACAGAGAGAAGAATATCTGGGTGGCTGCGTCAAGCCACACCCGCGGGTTCTGGAGCACCCGTATCTGGAACCAGATGAGGAGTGGCTCCTTAGGCATGTGCTCACCGTTCAAGAACATTCTCAGGCTTCCGTTGGGACACTCTCATGAGTGGGTCTGACCTACCCAGCCCCCAAGGACAAGCTGGGACCGTGGGCGAGTAAGCATGCTTGGAGTGACTGTTCTTAAGCCTGCAAATGTGACACAGACCTCTTGGGCTTGGGAAATGGGTCTGAACCAGCTCCTACGTGTATCTGTTTGTTCTGCTCGAATCAGACCTGCTGGTTCTGGGTGGTTTGAAGGGCCCCTCAGATGGGGTTCATCCTTCTACAAGCACCTAGATTTCCTGCTGCTGTGGGTGACCTGGGCACACCCACAAATCTCCATTGGTCCCACTAGTGCCTCTGGCCAGACACGCCCCACTCCATCTCCTCTCcatcctccctcctcctcccccttctgTTCCTCATCCCTCTCCTCCTCTCTTCCTCCACCTTCTACTCCTCCTtatcctcctccttctcttcttcttctgcttctcttcttccacctctcccttcccctcttctccctccccctcccctccttttctttcttttcagccttcccctcttcttccttctcctcctcttcctccttctcctcctcttcctctttctcctcctctacctcctcttcctcctcctcctctatcTCCTCTTCAtcctctttttccttctcctctaactcctcttcctccttctcttctttctcctcttccttctctatctgcccttccttcttctcctcttattcctccccttcctcctctatctgctcttccttcttctcttcctccttctcctcttcttcctcctcctccttctctatctcctctttctccttctcctgttcttcctcctctgtcttctcttcctcctcctccttctgtctcctcttcctctttctcctcttcttcctcctcttcattctctatctgcccttcctccttctcctcttccttctctatctgcttttcctccttctcctcctcttcctccttctcctcctctatcgccccttcctcctcctctctctcctcttcctttctcctcctcttccccctCCTCTTTTTGCTGTGTCTGAGCAGCAAAGAGGCTGCCCATTCTGCCTGAC
Above is a window of Loxodonta africana isolate mLoxAfr1 chromosome 2, mLoxAfr1.hap2, whole genome shotgun sequence DNA encoding:
- the SLC6A18 gene encoding inactive sodium-dependent neutral amino acid transporter B(0)AT3 — encoded protein: MACTMGPEPFAEDSSDERPKWDNKFQYLLSCIGFAVGLGNIWRFPYLCQTYGGGAFLIPYFIALVFEGIPLFHIEIAIGQRLRRGSVGVWKAISPYLGGVGLGCFTVSFLVSLYYNTILVWVLWYFLNSFQDPLPWSTCPLDLNRTGFVEECQSSSAVSYFWYRQTLNTTADINDSGFVQWRLLLCLAACWVIVYLCVIRGIESTGKVVYFTALFPYLVLTVFLIRGSTLPGATEGLIYLFTPNIRVLQNPRVWLDAATQIFFSLSLAFGGHIAFASYNPPRNDCEKDAVTIALVNSMTSLYASIAVFSVVGFKATNDYGHCQDRNILSLINTFDLPDQSVSRDDYPAVLAHLNATQPARVAQLHLRSCRLEDFLDKSASGTGLAFIVFTEAIIHMPGAPVWAVLFFGMLFSLGLSTMLGIMEGIITPLLDLGVVPRSVPKEALTGVACLVCFVSALCFSLQSGNYWLEIFDNYAASLNLIIFAFFEVIGVVYVYGMKRFCDDVEWMTGRRPGLYWQVTWKLIGPLMLLFIFVAYIVILAQKPPSYRAWNPQYEHFPSHQEKLYPGWVQATCMLLSFLPSLWVPAVALAQLLTRRRRQKQQGVRPQLQDGHAC